A single genomic interval of Nocardioides nitrophenolicus harbors:
- a CDS encoding calcium-binding protein, translating into MRQGAGMRTIGKARTSAAVVLLVAGGAVTGAGAGIAGAHAPAPTCAGQRATIVDPSKGDDRIVGTAKRDVIVAGRGKGRDVVLGLDGDDLICGSARTRVVAGRGDDTVYFAGRADGGKGADRFHGVGVARGGKGADTAWVPMGAGSFDGGPGHDRVVFYEGYVAGATSGVYVNLALGLASAETEVGSVRLRTLLAGVEEVRGTPDDDLILGDGLDNVLRGGAGADVLDGRGGIDTVIGGRGRDTCTGEVRRGCER; encoded by the coding sequence ATGCGACAGGGAGCAGGGATGCGGACGATCGGGAAAGCCCGGACCAGCGCGGCGGTGGTGCTGCTCGTGGCCGGCGGCGCGGTCACGGGAGCGGGAGCCGGGATTGCCGGGGCGCACGCGCCGGCGCCGACCTGCGCGGGTCAGCGCGCCACGATCGTCGATCCGTCCAAGGGCGATGACCGGATCGTCGGGACTGCCAAGCGCGACGTCATCGTCGCCGGCCGGGGCAAGGGGCGCGACGTCGTCCTCGGGCTCGACGGCGACGACCTGATCTGCGGCAGTGCCCGGACCCGGGTGGTCGCCGGGCGGGGCGACGACACCGTCTACTTCGCCGGCCGGGCCGACGGCGGCAAGGGCGCCGACCGGTTCCACGGCGTCGGTGTGGCGCGCGGGGGCAAGGGCGCCGACACTGCCTGGGTGCCGATGGGCGCCGGCTCCTTCGACGGTGGTCCGGGCCACGACCGGGTGGTGTTCTACGAGGGCTACGTCGCGGGTGCGACCTCGGGGGTCTACGTCAACCTCGCGCTCGGCCTGGCCTCGGCCGAGACCGAGGTCGGCAGCGTGCGGCTGCGCACCTTGCTGGCCGGGGTGGAGGAGGTCCGCGGCACCCCCGACGACGACCTGATCCTGGGCGACGGCCTCGACAACGTGCTCCGCGGTGGCGCGGGGGCGGACGTCCTCGACGGCCGCGGTGGCATCGACACCGTGATCGGTGGGCGGGGCAGGGACACCTGCACCGGGGAGGTACGCCGCGGCTGCGAGCGGTAG
- a CDS encoding type II toxin-antitoxin system Phd/YefM family antitoxin gives MTTTVNVQEAKTRLSELLKSVEAGESIVIARAGKPIAELRPLQRVDLVYGGFDVVLDDRFFESLPEDEIAGWEGGAIAAG, from the coding sequence ATGACGACCACCGTCAACGTCCAGGAGGCGAAGACCCGGCTGTCCGAACTGCTCAAGAGCGTCGAGGCGGGCGAGTCGATCGTCATCGCCCGAGCGGGGAAGCCGATCGCCGAGCTCCGGCCGCTCCAGCGTGTCGACCTCGTCTACGGCGGCTTCGACGTCGTGCTCGACGACCGCTTCTTCGAGTCGCTGCCCGAGGACGAGATCGCCGGCTGGGAGGGCGGCGCCATCGCGGCGGGATGA
- a CDS encoding type II toxin-antitoxin system VapC family toxin, giving the protein MNLLLDTHVLLWLAADDSRLTAVTRELLAGASQRHVSAASAYEIALKTRLGRLPGGTAVLDGWGRLMRNLQASELPLSVAHMARAGSMDWHHLDPFDRMLVAQAQLEGLTLVTDDGTIRDFHDVRTRWA; this is encoded by the coding sequence ATGAACCTGCTCCTCGACACCCACGTCCTGCTCTGGCTGGCGGCTGACGACTCCCGCCTCACCGCTGTGACCCGCGAGCTCCTCGCCGGTGCGTCGCAGCGCCATGTCTCGGCGGCCTCCGCCTACGAGATCGCGCTCAAGACCCGGCTCGGGAGGCTCCCCGGCGGGACCGCCGTCCTCGACGGCTGGGGGCGGCTGATGCGCAACCTGCAGGCGAGCGAGCTCCCCCTCTCCGTCGCCCACATGGCGCGCGCGGGCTCGATGGACTGGCACCACCTCGATCCCTTCGACCGCATGCTGGTGGCCCAGGCCCAGCTCGAGGGCCTCACCCTCGTCACCGACGACGGCACGATCCGCGACTTCCACGACGTGCGCACCCGCTGGGCCTGA
- a CDS encoding TetR/AcrR family transcriptional regulator gives MTTTRVPQEERTRAMRQRLMDATVELLVEKGFGGTTTTLVSERAGVSRGAQLHHFPTKNDLVVAAVGHLTAIRGSDLEQAAARLPRGRGRTEAVMQMLGEHFASPVFTAALELWVAARTDPGLHEAVAPLEQHVGRETHRLTVELLGVDESRPGVRELVQATLDLVRGLGLANTLGDDARRRRRILTEWARTLDAALSKES, from the coding sequence GTGACCACCACCCGCGTGCCGCAGGAGGAGCGCACCCGCGCCATGCGGCAGCGGCTGATGGACGCCACCGTCGAGCTGCTGGTCGAGAAGGGCTTCGGCGGTACGACCACCACCCTGGTCTCCGAGCGCGCCGGCGTCAGCCGGGGCGCCCAGCTGCACCACTTCCCGACCAAGAACGACCTGGTCGTCGCCGCGGTCGGCCATCTCACCGCGATCCGTGGGTCCGACCTGGAGCAGGCGGCGGCCAGGCTGCCGCGGGGCCGGGGCCGGACGGAGGCGGTGATGCAGATGCTCGGCGAGCACTTCGCCTCCCCGGTCTTCACCGCCGCCCTCGAGCTGTGGGTGGCCGCCCGCACCGACCCGGGCCTGCACGAGGCGGTCGCGCCGCTGGAGCAGCACGTCGGCCGCGAGACGCACCGGCTGACCGTCGAGCTGCTCGGCGTCGACGAGTCCCGGCCCGGCGTACGCGAGCTGGTGCAGGCGACGCTCGACCTGGTGCGGGGCCTGGGCCTCGCCAACACGCTCGGCGACGACGCCCGCCGTCGCCGCCGGATCCTCACCGAGTGGGCGCGCACGCTGGACGCGGCCCTGAGCAAGGAGAGCTGA
- a CDS encoding AbrB/MazE/SpoVT family DNA-binding domain-containing protein yields MGSAMRTTIDSAGRIVVPKAIRDAMGLTGGTRLDLIFENGRLRVEIPPAEVEIEFPEGGPPRIVFKDDDVPPLTDEMIRETLEAVRDRRL; encoded by the coding sequence ATGGGCAGTGCCATGCGGACCACCATCGACAGCGCCGGGCGGATCGTCGTGCCCAAGGCGATCCGCGATGCCATGGGGCTGACCGGCGGCACCCGCCTCGACCTGATCTTCGAGAACGGCCGGCTCCGGGTCGAGATCCCGCCGGCCGAGGTCGAGATCGAGTTCCCCGAGGGCGGGCCGCCGCGGATCGTCTTCAAGGACGACGACGTGCCGCCGCTGACCGACGAGATGATCCGCGAGACCCTGGAGGCCGTCCGTGACCGCCGCCTGTGA
- a CDS encoding ABC transporter ATP-binding protein, giving the protein MNPVLQLTDVVRTHGTGPNEVRALRGVSFAAYPGELVAVMGPSGSGKSTLLTIAGGLDQPTSGTVTVEGVDLGRVGQQGRARMRRTSIGYVFQGFNLIPALTAAENVALPRELDGIGPRQAHAEARRALEEVGILDLADRFPDNMSGGQQQRVAIARAVVGERRLILADEPTGALDTETGEGILQLLRARCDAGAAGVLVTHEARHAAWADRVVFLRDGVVVDETGADRAEVLTEPAAR; this is encoded by the coding sequence ATGAACCCCGTCCTGCAGCTCACCGACGTCGTCCGCACCCACGGCACGGGCCCGAACGAGGTCCGCGCGCTGCGCGGGGTGTCCTTCGCGGCGTACCCCGGCGAGCTGGTGGCCGTGATGGGTCCGTCCGGGTCCGGCAAGTCGACCCTGCTCACCATCGCCGGCGGGCTGGACCAGCCGACGAGCGGCACGGTCACCGTCGAGGGCGTCGACCTGGGGAGGGTGGGCCAGCAGGGGCGGGCGCGGATGCGACGTACGTCGATCGGCTACGTCTTCCAGGGCTTCAACCTGATCCCCGCGCTGACCGCGGCCGAGAACGTCGCGCTCCCGCGCGAGCTCGACGGCATCGGGCCGCGCCAGGCCCACGCCGAAGCGCGGCGGGCGCTGGAGGAGGTCGGGATCCTCGACCTGGCCGACCGGTTCCCCGACAACATGTCGGGCGGGCAGCAGCAGCGGGTCGCGATCGCCCGTGCGGTGGTGGGGGAGCGCCGGCTGATCCTGGCCGACGAGCCCACCGGCGCGCTCGACACCGAGACCGGCGAGGGCATCCTCCAGCTGCTGCGGGCCCGCTGCGACGCCGGTGCGGCCGGTGTCCTGGTCACCCATGAGGCGCGGCATGCCGCCTGGGCGGACCGGGTGGTGTTCCTGCGCGACGGCGTCGTCGTCGACGAGACGGGCGCCGACCGGGCCGAGGTGCTGACCGAGCCGGCCGCGCGATGA
- a CDS encoding FtsX-like permease family protein, producing MSPRIGGWRVALRLARREAWRRKAQTALMLVLVCLPVLAVAAAAVVWRTANVSGAEGVDRRMGSAAALVSGSGTSAVLQGFDPDGPTRWVGEDEHVATAEEVRGVLGADRELVPFAQEYLGYRTDRGVADLLVTETDLASPLTDGLFRLEDGRYPRTADEVVVNAAVTERGPGLGQTLTVLRRTADGESRTELRVVGIVVSATTREEPVAAVLSGAIGVPDGQPAWLVGGAPVGWDDVRALNAVGLLAASRAVLSDPPPSSAQPPEVVGDEPVDETRLTALVLVVTMVLLEVVLLAGPAFAVRARAQARALALVAATGGTPAQARRMVLASGVVVGLLGGVLGVVLGIGVGALLVPVAQRFQGTWFGPFEVPWSVLLAVAGFGLAAAVLAAVVPAVSASRQDVVAVLAGRRGEGRPSRRSPVLGLLLVAAGAAAGILGSRASGASPALVGASALLSVLGMILLVATAVAGVARLARRFPLALRFAARDAARHRTRTVPAVAAVGATVAGVVTLAIALSSQQAADERDYDPQLAHGYGAVALDPGGDPAVARRVLATRLPADRVDEVAGVRFDDAGPFLELQVGTEPLVLPTSGVFGTGQLVATSAPAALGLSNADRDRADRALAAGQVVVLRGDDAFGPEVSDQVRVVLGERISDLPAVTVRPPGGLGAAALILPPAVATDLHLTVATTGLVLAPPLSATSEVDLDEALASTPGTGTLVVERGYQPEDSVRILQWVLAVLGGILMLGGTLTATFLALSDARPDLATMAAVGARARTRRRVASSYALVVGLVGALLGAPIGFVPGLAVSRPLSRGDDGSTLLAVPWPLLALVVVGLPLLTAAAVGLCARSRLPVVARID from the coding sequence ATGAGCCCCCGGATCGGCGGCTGGCGGGTCGCGCTGCGCCTCGCCCGGCGAGAGGCCTGGCGGCGCAAGGCGCAGACCGCGCTGATGCTGGTGCTGGTGTGCCTGCCCGTGCTGGCCGTCGCCGCGGCCGCCGTGGTGTGGCGGACGGCGAACGTCTCCGGCGCCGAGGGCGTCGACCGGCGGATGGGCTCCGCCGCGGCGCTGGTGAGCGGCAGCGGCACCAGCGCCGTGCTGCAGGGCTTCGACCCCGACGGCCCCACCCGGTGGGTCGGCGAGGACGAGCACGTCGCGACGGCGGAGGAGGTGCGCGGTGTGCTGGGTGCGGACCGGGAGCTGGTGCCCTTCGCCCAGGAGTACCTCGGCTATCGCACCGACCGCGGCGTCGCCGACCTGCTGGTCACCGAGACCGACCTCGCCAGCCCGCTCACCGACGGGCTGTTCCGGCTCGAGGACGGCCGCTACCCGCGCACCGCCGACGAGGTCGTGGTGAACGCCGCCGTCACCGAGCGCGGCCCGGGGCTGGGGCAGACGCTCACCGTGCTGCGTCGCACGGCCGACGGCGAGAGCCGCACCGAGCTGCGCGTCGTCGGCATCGTGGTGAGCGCGACCACCCGCGAGGAGCCGGTCGCCGCGGTGCTGTCGGGCGCGATCGGCGTCCCCGATGGGCAGCCGGCCTGGCTGGTCGGCGGTGCTCCCGTCGGCTGGGACGACGTCCGCGCGCTCAACGCGGTGGGCCTGCTCGCGGCGTCGCGCGCGGTCCTCTCCGACCCGCCGCCGTCCTCGGCGCAGCCGCCCGAGGTGGTGGGCGACGAGCCGGTCGACGAGACCAGGCTGACCGCGCTGGTGCTGGTCGTCACGATGGTGCTCCTCGAGGTGGTCCTGCTCGCCGGACCGGCCTTCGCCGTCCGCGCCCGGGCTCAGGCTCGGGCGCTCGCCCTGGTCGCCGCCACCGGAGGCACGCCGGCCCAGGCGCGCCGCATGGTCCTCGCGTCGGGCGTCGTGGTGGGCCTGCTCGGCGGCGTCCTCGGGGTGGTGCTGGGCATCGGCGTCGGGGCGCTGCTGGTGCCGGTCGCGCAGCGCTTCCAGGGCACCTGGTTCGGCCCGTTCGAGGTGCCGTGGTCGGTGCTGCTCGCGGTCGCCGGCTTCGGCCTGGCCGCCGCCGTGCTCGCGGCGGTCGTGCCCGCCGTGTCCGCGTCGCGGCAGGACGTGGTCGCGGTGCTCGCCGGGCGCCGCGGCGAGGGCCGGCCCTCGCGCCGCTCCCCGGTGCTCGGCCTGCTCCTGGTCGCCGCGGGTGCCGCCGCCGGCATCCTCGGCTCGCGGGCCAGCGGCGCCTCGCCCGCGCTCGTCGGGGCGTCCGCGCTGCTGTCCGTCCTCGGGATGATCCTCCTGGTCGCCACCGCCGTCGCCGGGGTCGCCCGGCTCGCCCGCCGCTTCCCGCTCGCCCTGCGCTTCGCCGCCCGCGACGCCGCGCGCCACCGCACCCGCACCGTCCCGGCCGTCGCCGCGGTCGGCGCCACCGTCGCCGGCGTGGTCACCCTCGCCATCGCGCTCAGCAGCCAGCAGGCCGCCGACGAGCGCGACTACGACCCCCAGCTCGCCCACGGGTACGGCGCGGTGGCGCTCGACCCCGGCGGCGACCCGGCCGTCGCACGCCGGGTGCTGGCGACCCGGCTGCCGGCGGACCGGGTCGACGAGGTCGCCGGGGTCCGCTTCGACGACGCCGGCCCGTTCCTCGAGCTCCAGGTCGGCACCGAGCCGCTCGTGCTGCCCACGTCGGGCGTCTTCGGCACCGGGCAGCTCGTCGCGACCAGCGCCCCGGCCGCGCTCGGCCTGAGCAATGCCGACCGCGACCGGGCCGACCGGGCGCTCGCCGCGGGCCAGGTCGTCGTGCTCCGCGGCGACGACGCCTTCGGCCCCGAGGTGAGCGACCAGGTGCGGGTGGTCCTCGGCGAGCGCATCAGCGACCTCCCGGCGGTCACGGTGCGCCCGCCGGGCGGGCTGGGCGCCGCGGCACTGATCCTGCCGCCCGCCGTCGCCACGGACCTGCACCTCACCGTCGCCACCACCGGCCTGGTGCTCGCCCCGCCGCTCTCCGCCACCTCCGAGGTCGACCTCGACGAGGCGCTGGCGTCGACGCCCGGCACCGGGACGCTGGTGGTCGAGCGCGGCTACCAGCCGGAGGACAGCGTGCGGATCCTGCAGTGGGTGCTGGCGGTCCTCGGCGGCATCCTGATGCTCGGCGGCACGCTCACCGCCACCTTCCTCGCCCTCTCCGACGCCCGTCCCGACCTCGCCACCATGGCCGCCGTCGGCGCCCGGGCCCGCACCCGGCGCCGGGTCGCGTCGTCGTACGCGCTGGTGGTGGGGCTGGTCGGCGCCCTGCTCGGTGCGCCGATCGGCTTCGTCCCGGGCCTCGCCGTGAGCCGCCCCCTGTCGCGCGGCGACGACGGCAGCACCCTGCTCGCCGTGCCCTGGCCGTTGCTCGCGCTGGTCGTCGTCGGGCTGCCGCTGCTCACCGCCGCGGCCGTCGGGCTCTGCGCGCGCAGCCGGCTGCCGGTGGTGGCGCGGATCGACTAG
- a CDS encoding PadR family transcriptional regulator, with protein MSVKHALLALLEQQPMYGYQLRAEFEQRTGTTWPLNVGQVYTTLTRLERDGFAHAEGEDGEGHQIYRITDAGRGEVAAWFTTPVARTQPPRDELAIKLALAVTVPGVDVGTVIQQQRGATMAALQDYTRLKRQAAASVAPSDLAWSLVLDSLVFGAEAEIRWLDHCEARLRRAAAEAPAAGTTGAAVAAPSTERSRR; from the coding sequence ATGTCCGTCAAGCACGCCCTGCTGGCGCTGCTGGAGCAGCAGCCGATGTACGGCTACCAGCTGCGCGCCGAGTTCGAGCAGCGCACCGGCACCACCTGGCCGCTCAACGTCGGGCAGGTCTACACCACGCTGACCCGGCTCGAGCGCGACGGCTTCGCGCACGCCGAGGGCGAGGACGGCGAAGGCCACCAGATCTACCGGATCACCGACGCCGGTCGCGGCGAGGTCGCCGCCTGGTTCACCACCCCGGTCGCGCGCACCCAGCCGCCGCGCGACGAGCTGGCGATCAAGCTCGCCCTGGCGGTCACCGTGCCCGGTGTCGACGTCGGCACCGTCATCCAGCAGCAGCGCGGCGCCACCATGGCGGCGCTCCAGGACTACACCCGGCTCAAGCGCCAGGCCGCGGCGTCGGTGGCGCCATCGGACCTGGCCTGGAGCCTGGTCCTCGACTCGCTGGTGTTCGGCGCGGAGGCCGAGATCCGCTGGCTCGACCACTGCGAGGCACGGCTGCGACGCGCTGCCGCCGAAGCCCCCGCCGCCGGGACGACGGGCGCCGCCGTCGCCGCTCCCAGCACGGAGCGGAGCCGGCGATGA
- a CDS encoding SDR family oxidoreductase: MAETILITGASSGLGAEMARQFAARGYDLALAARRTERLEELAAEVHAAHPGRRVALRALDVTDHAAVFRVFSELRDELGRLDRVVVNAGLGKGARLGTGRFDANLETAMTNFVGALAQTEAAMEVFRAQEAGHLVMVSSMAAMRGMPSSMTTYAATKAGVAHLAEGLRTELHGTPLQKRIKVTVLYPGYIRSEMNDQVEQSTPLMSSTEKGVAAMVTAIEKEVADACVPPLPWAAMAPVMRHAPLGVLKRLI; the protein is encoded by the coding sequence ATGGCAGAAACGATCCTGATCACCGGCGCGTCGAGCGGGCTGGGCGCCGAGATGGCCCGCCAGTTCGCGGCCCGGGGCTACGACCTGGCACTGGCGGCCCGGCGTACCGAGCGGCTCGAGGAGCTGGCGGCCGAGGTGCACGCCGCCCATCCCGGGCGACGGGTGGCGCTGCGGGCGCTCGACGTCACCGACCACGCGGCGGTGTTCCGGGTGTTCAGCGAGCTGCGCGACGAGCTCGGCCGGCTGGACCGGGTGGTGGTCAACGCCGGCCTCGGCAAGGGCGCCCGGCTCGGCACCGGCCGCTTCGACGCCAACCTGGAGACCGCGATGACCAACTTCGTCGGCGCGCTCGCCCAGACCGAGGCCGCGATGGAGGTCTTCCGCGCGCAGGAGGCCGGGCACCTGGTGATGGTGTCGTCGATGGCGGCGATGCGCGGGATGCCCTCCTCGATGACGACGTACGCCGCCACCAAGGCCGGCGTCGCGCACCTCGCCGAGGGCCTGCGCACCGAGCTCCACGGCACGCCGCTGCAGAAGCGGATCAAGGTGACCGTGCTCTACCCCGGCTACATCCGCTCGGAGATGAACGACCAGGTGGAGCAGTCGACGCCCCTGATGTCGTCGACCGAGAAGGGCGTGGCGGCCATGGTCACCGCAATCGAGAAGGAGGTCGCCGACGCCTGCGTGCCGCCGCTGCCGTGGGCGGCGATGGCTCCGGTGATGAGGCATGCCCCGCTCGGCGTGCTCAAGAGGCTGATCTGA
- a CDS encoding PIN domain-containing protein — protein MTAACDTSLLVPTLNPRHPAHAEALEVWPELTAVPTHVLLETYSVLTRVQLAYQMAGRDVLRALDGLGLEVIGLPESRQAELVADCAAADVVGGAVYDGLVGLTARHHDVTLITRDRRARETYAALGVRYRLI, from the coding sequence GTGACCGCCGCCTGTGACACCAGCCTCCTGGTTCCGACGCTCAATCCACGTCATCCCGCCCACGCCGAGGCGCTCGAGGTGTGGCCCGAGCTGACCGCGGTGCCGACCCATGTGCTGCTCGAGACCTACAGCGTGCTGACCCGGGTGCAGCTGGCCTACCAGATGGCCGGACGCGACGTCCTGCGCGCGCTCGACGGCCTGGGTCTCGAGGTGATCGGCCTGCCGGAGTCGCGCCAGGCCGAGCTGGTCGCCGACTGCGCCGCCGCCGACGTCGTCGGCGGCGCGGTCTACGATGGCCTGGTCGGGCTGACCGCGCGCCACCATGACGTCACGCTGATCACCCGTGACCGCCGGGCCCGGGAGACCTATGCGGCATTGGGGGTGCGCTATCGGCTGATCTGA
- a CDS encoding NAD(P)H-binding protein, giving the protein MNTYLVTGATGNLGSRIVRQLRRSTPSSTVIALARPGAETSALETRGVRVARGDYDDRDSIRNALHGVTRLVLVSSPALDPAIRVSQHRNVIEESARVGVDHVVYTSALGAEHDPGHLTTEQELAASLPHTILRNGIYSEPFARRAIEEAARSGYITSSTDGAAVRTASTDDLAAAAVVAVTAADPSSSTRLLNGPPWTYDDLARHLAARLGRTVTHRRVSDQDLGPLGQLHALFRARLLAQPADELTALLRRAPRGIHEVADDTMRGADSDS; this is encoded by the coding sequence ATGAACACCTATCTCGTCACGGGCGCGACCGGCAATCTCGGGAGCCGCATCGTCCGGCAGCTGCGTCGCTCGACGCCCTCGAGCACCGTCATCGCACTGGCCCGGCCGGGAGCCGAGACCTCGGCCCTGGAGACACGGGGGGTGCGCGTCGCGCGCGGCGACTACGACGACCGCGACAGCATCCGCAACGCGCTGCACGGAGTGACCCGGCTGGTGCTCGTGTCCAGCCCGGCTCTCGACCCGGCCATCCGGGTCAGCCAGCACCGCAACGTCATCGAAGAGTCCGCACGGGTCGGCGTGGATCACGTCGTCTACACGAGCGCCCTCGGCGCGGAGCACGACCCCGGCCACCTCACGACCGAGCAGGAGCTCGCGGCGAGCCTGCCGCACACCATCCTGCGCAACGGCATCTACAGCGAGCCGTTCGCGCGGCGCGCGATCGAGGAGGCGGCTCGCAGCGGGTACATCACCTCGTCGACCGACGGGGCCGCGGTCAGGACCGCGTCCACCGACGACCTTGCCGCCGCCGCCGTCGTCGCCGTCACCGCGGCCGATCCGTCGTCGTCGACCCGACTCCTCAACGGTCCGCCGTGGACGTACGACGACCTCGCCCGCCACCTCGCTGCCCGGCTCGGCCGCACCGTGACCCATCGCCGGGTCTCGGACCAGGACCTGGGACCTCTCGGGCAGCTGCACGCGCTGTTCCGGGCCAGACTGCTGGCCCAGCCGGCTGACGAGCTGACCGCCCTGCTGCGCCGGGCGCCCCGCGGCATCCACGAGGTCGCCGACGACACGATGCGTGGCGCCGACAGCGATTCCTGA